One segment of Bradyrhizobium sp. CB2312 DNA contains the following:
- a CDS encoding lytic murein transglycosylase — MTQSMAALTKLAGSLTGVIVAVAIVLPDSVNAQSQNGLSNLFGGIFSGTNPAPAQAPPGPGGAQTGVQPWSGEDGASGHPLMTAAAIREAAGNFDNCVAGMWPDAARRGITQDNFQRFTAGLSPDLRIMDLMDSQPEFTKSIWDYLDILVNDNRLAKGREVLAKYKAQFDATEKAYGVDRYIIAAIWGIESNYSTQMGDRSVLQSTATLACIGRRQAYFKDEFLSALEILNRGDLRPEQMRGSWAGAFGPTQFMPTAFKRFAVDGDGDGRRDVVDNPTDLIASTANNLKKDGWQSGQTWGLEVVVPQGFNYMLADRAKAMTIAQWEKLGLKRATGQPFPHPGEKAYLLAPAGAQGPGFLMLQNYRVIMKYNPAEAYALAIGHFADRLRGGQPFVQPWPRQERELSRTERLELQQLLAQRGFYKGTPDGQFGGQTREALRNFQASIGIPADGFASSDVLDRLRGR, encoded by the coding sequence ATGACGCAATCGATGGCAGCACTGACGAAACTTGCCGGATCTTTGACCGGAGTGATTGTTGCAGTTGCAATAGTGCTGCCGGACAGCGTGAACGCCCAGTCGCAAAACGGCCTGTCGAACCTGTTTGGCGGTATTTTCTCAGGCACCAATCCGGCGCCCGCGCAGGCCCCTCCCGGCCCCGGCGGCGCGCAAACGGGAGTCCAACCTTGGAGCGGCGAGGACGGCGCCTCCGGCCATCCGCTGATGACGGCCGCAGCGATCCGCGAGGCGGCCGGCAATTTTGACAATTGCGTCGCCGGCATGTGGCCCGATGCCGCACGGCGCGGCATCACCCAGGACAATTTCCAGCGCTTCACCGCGGGGCTCTCGCCCGACCTGCGCATCATGGACCTGATGGACTCGCAGCCGGAATTCACGAAATCGATCTGGGACTATCTCGACATCCTCGTGAACGACAATCGCCTTGCCAAAGGCCGCGAGGTGCTCGCCAAATACAAGGCGCAGTTCGACGCCACCGAGAAGGCGTATGGCGTCGATCGCTACATCATCGCCGCGATCTGGGGCATCGAGTCCAACTACTCGACGCAGATGGGCGACCGCAGCGTGCTGCAATCGACCGCGACGCTCGCCTGCATCGGCCGCCGCCAGGCCTATTTCAAGGACGAGTTCCTCTCCGCGCTGGAAATCCTCAACCGCGGCGATCTCAGACCTGAGCAGATGCGCGGCTCATGGGCCGGCGCCTTCGGCCCGACCCAGTTCATGCCGACTGCGTTCAAGCGCTTTGCCGTCGATGGCGACGGCGATGGACGGCGCGACGTCGTCGACAATCCCACCGACCTGATCGCGTCGACCGCCAACAATCTGAAGAAGGACGGCTGGCAATCGGGCCAGACCTGGGGCCTCGAGGTGGTGGTGCCGCAGGGCTTCAACTACATGCTGGCCGATCGCGCCAAGGCGATGACGATCGCGCAGTGGGAGAAGCTCGGCCTCAAGCGGGCGACGGGCCAGCCCTTCCCGCATCCGGGCGAGAAGGCCTATCTGCTGGCGCCGGCGGGCGCGCAAGGCCCGGGCTTTCTGATGCTGCAGAACTACCGCGTCATCATGAAGTACAACCCGGCCGAGGCCTATGCGCTCGCGATCGGCCATTTCGCCGATCGGCTGCGGGGCGGGCAGCCCTTCGTGCAGCCCTGGCCGCGCCAGGAGCGCGAATTGTCCCGCACCGAGCGGCTGGAGCTCCAGCAGCTGCTGGCCCAGCGCGGCTTCTACAAGGGCACCCCGGACGGCCAGTTCGGCGGCCAGACCCGGGAAGCCCTGCGCAATTTCCAGGCCTCGATCGGGATCCCCGCCGACGGCTTTGCCTCCTCCGACGTGCTGGACCGGCTGCGCGGGCGGTAA
- a CDS encoding CsbD family protein, producing the protein MDTDRIVGSAKEYAGRAEGAVGDMAGDAKTQASGKAREAAGTVQNLYGQAKDAVRDAADTATGYAKDAYENSGGTFRDGTQALSKKVQDNPLGALLVAGGIGFALALLMSRPARRPPPSRWRY; encoded by the coding sequence ATGGACACGGATCGGATTGTCGGATCGGCGAAGGAATATGCCGGACGCGCGGAAGGCGCAGTCGGAGACATGGCAGGCGACGCCAAGACGCAGGCATCGGGCAAGGCGCGCGAAGCCGCGGGCACGGTGCAGAATCTCTACGGCCAGGCCAAGGATGCCGTGCGCGATGCCGCGGACACCGCGACGGGCTACGCCAAGGACGCCTATGAGAACAGCGGCGGTACCTTCCGCGATGGCACACAGGCGCTGTCGAAGAAGGTGCAGGACAATCCGCTCGGCGCACTCTTGGTCGCCGGCGGTATCGGCTTCGCACTCGCGCTGCTGATGTCGCGTCCCGCGCGTCGTCCCCCGCCGTCGCGCTGGCGCTACTAA
- a CDS encoding DUF459 domain-containing protein, with amino-acid sequence MSKPRPQSKSFLKALTETGPLIALGTALAILVSIAGPASAQFFNFPGFGGPPQRQAPPPRQGGGGGGWFGGDFFAPFQQPQQQAPRQDFSRAPAPAKRDTTPDKNVLVIGDAMADWLAYGLEDAYTEQPDMGVIRKHKTTSGLIKYQPKGEPSDWAAAARGILETEKPDVIVVMLGLNDRSSIREPVVDKSDKDKDKDKKNDKGARAKPQAKPGEAKSGDAKPGDAKPGDAKPDTAAKPDDKPVDTDLPQDDADNADTPAAAPEKTARNPNGVYEFRDERWVELYGKKIEELAGVLKAKGVPVLWVGLPAIRGPKGTADMLFLDSLYREGAAKAGITYVDVWDGFVDEAGRFLQKGPDFEGQIRQLRSGDGVYFTKAGARKLAHYVEREITRLLAGRSGPIALPSEPATPDTSAEPGKPAPRPLAGPIVPLVAASISTDQLLGGPGSRPAAVDALAAKTMVKGEPLTAPAGRADDYAWPRREVGREQAKGDTPMAATTPEGGTAPSSAGTGAAAAIAPPKLAPKKPPAPPQQPAQAAPSFRDFFGFGSPQPAPRQFAPGPRNPNPTIPRPPGNVGRSAEMFRW; translated from the coding sequence ATGTCGAAGCCCAGGCCCCAGTCCAAGTCCTTCTTGAAGGCGCTGACCGAGACCGGCCCGTTGATCGCGCTGGGGACGGCGCTTGCGATCCTGGTCTCGATCGCGGGACCCGCCTCGGCGCAGTTCTTCAACTTCCCCGGCTTCGGCGGCCCGCCGCAGCGCCAGGCCCCGCCGCCGCGCCAAGGCGGTGGTGGCGGCGGCTGGTTCGGCGGCGACTTCTTCGCGCCGTTCCAGCAGCCACAGCAGCAGGCCCCGCGTCAGGATTTTTCGCGCGCGCCGGCACCGGCCAAGCGCGACACCACGCCCGACAAGAACGTGCTGGTGATCGGCGACGCCATGGCCGACTGGCTCGCCTATGGCCTCGAGGACGCCTACACCGAGCAGCCCGACATGGGCGTGATCCGCAAGCACAAGACCACCTCGGGCCTGATCAAGTACCAGCCGAAGGGCGAGCCCTCGGACTGGGCGGCGGCTGCGAGGGGCATCCTCGAGACCGAGAAGCCCGACGTCATCGTCGTCATGCTCGGCCTCAACGACCGCAGCTCGATCCGCGAGCCGGTTGTCGACAAGTCGGACAAAGACAAGGACAAGGACAAGAAGAACGACAAGGGCGCGCGCGCCAAGCCGCAAGCCAAGCCGGGCGAGGCCAAGTCCGGCGACGCCAAGCCCGGTGACGCCAAGCCCGGTGACGCCAAGCCGGACACCGCCGCCAAGCCCGACGACAAGCCGGTCGATACCGATCTGCCGCAGGACGACGCCGACAACGCCGATACGCCTGCGGCCGCGCCGGAAAAGACCGCGCGCAATCCGAACGGCGTCTATGAATTCCGCGACGAGCGCTGGGTCGAGCTCTACGGCAAGAAGATCGAGGAGCTCGCGGGCGTCCTCAAGGCCAAGGGCGTGCCGGTGCTCTGGGTCGGCCTGCCCGCGATCCGCGGCCCGAAGGGCACGGCGGACATGCTGTTCCTGGATTCGCTCTATCGCGAGGGCGCGGCCAAGGCCGGTATCACCTATGTCGACGTCTGGGACGGCTTTGTCGACGAAGCCGGCCGCTTCCTCCAGAAGGGACCGGACTTCGAAGGCCAGATCCGCCAGCTGCGCAGCGGTGACGGCGTCTATTTCACCAAAGCCGGTGCGCGCAAGCTCGCACACTATGTCGAGCGCGAGATCACGCGCCTGCTCGCGGGGCGCTCCGGGCCGATCGCGCTGCCGAGCGAGCCGGCGACGCCCGACACCAGCGCCGAGCCCGGCAAGCCTGCGCCGCGGCCGCTGGCTGGCCCGATCGTGCCGCTGGTCGCGGCTTCGATCTCGACCGATCAATTGCTGGGCGGCCCGGGCTCGCGTCCCGCCGCCGTCGATGCGCTCGCTGCGAAGACGATGGTGAAGGGTGAGCCGCTGACGGCGCCCGCCGGCCGTGCCGACGATTATGCCTGGCCGCGCCGCGAAGTCGGCCGCGAACAGGCCAAGGGCGACACGCCGATGGCTGCGACAACGCCTGAGGGCGGTACTGCGCCGAGTTCGGCAGGCACGGGCGCCGCCGCCGCGATCGCGCCGCCGAAGCTTGCGCCGAAGAAGCCGCCGGCACCGCCACAGCAACCGGCGCAGGCCGCGCCGTCATTCCGTGACTTCTTCGGCTTCGGCTCGCCGCAGCCAGCACCGCGTCAATTCGCGCCGGGGCCGCGCAATCCGAATCCCACGATCCCGCGTCCGCCTGGCAATGTCGGGCGCTCGGCCGAGATGTTCCGGTGGTAG
- a CDS encoding SDR family NAD(P)-dependent oxidoreductase, translating to MTESRELSRSVKGLTVLVTGAASGMGRATARVFATEGANVAVTDHDEQGALSVAKEIAASGGAAKGWKLDVADAGEIKRVVGDVAAYFGGIDIIVNNAGISVRVAIDDEAYEDAWAKGIAVMLTAHPRIIRAALPHLRKSKSPRIVNIASTEALGATALHSPYSAAKGGVASLTRSLAVELGREGITVNCICPGPIRTAITDRISEEHKTIYAKRRTALGRYGDPEEVAHMTLSLCLPAASFLTGAVIPVDGGLMARNA from the coding sequence ATGACCGAGTCTAGAGAGCTCAGCCGGTCGGTGAAGGGCCTGACCGTTCTCGTCACCGGCGCGGCCAGCGGCATGGGACGCGCGACCGCGCGCGTGTTTGCGACCGAGGGCGCGAACGTTGCCGTCACCGATCATGACGAGCAAGGTGCGCTATCCGTTGCCAAGGAGATCGCGGCGAGCGGCGGCGCGGCGAAGGGGTGGAAGCTCGACGTCGCCGATGCCGGCGAGATCAAGCGCGTGGTCGGTGACGTAGCCGCGTATTTCGGCGGGATCGACATCATCGTCAACAATGCCGGCATCTCCGTGCGCGTCGCAATCGACGACGAGGCTTACGAAGACGCCTGGGCCAAGGGCATCGCCGTGATGCTGACAGCGCATCCGCGCATCATCCGCGCCGCGCTGCCGCATTTGCGCAAGTCGAAGAGCCCGCGCATCGTCAACATCGCCTCGACCGAGGCGCTCGGCGCCACCGCGCTGCACAGCCCCTATTCGGCGGCCAAGGGCGGCGTGGCGAGCCTCACGCGCTCGCTCGCGGTCGAGCTCGGCCGCGAGGGCATCACAGTCAACTGCATCTGCCCGGGGCCGATCCGCACCGCGATCACCGACCGCATCTCGGAGGAGCACAAGACCATCTACGCCAAGCGCCGCACGGCACTCGGCCGCTACGGCGACCCCGAAGAGGTCGCGCATATGACGCTGAGCCTGTGCCTGCCGGCGGCGTCGTTCCTGACCGGTGCAGTGATTCCGGTCGATGGTGGCCTGATGGCGCGGAATGCGTGA
- a CDS encoding SDR family oxidoreductase, protein MANELDFSGKQVLVVGGSSGIGNGIAQAFRARGASVAVCGTRAHATEYSAAEGSDLTGLAYAQLDVSNAGAIEAFTPSFDRLDVLVLAQGAVIYRRGEFEMSGFRRVVEVNLMSLMACATRFHSMLRDAKGALIMVSSTAAYHSTMGNPAYNASKTGAVGLTRTLGEAWAEDGIRVNGIAPGLVDTKMTKVTTDNPKRLEGALLRIPLRRLGTPADMAGAALFLASPLSSYIIGQTLVVDGGLIL, encoded by the coding sequence ATGGCGAACGAGCTCGATTTCTCAGGCAAGCAGGTGCTGGTCGTCGGCGGTTCCAGCGGCATCGGCAACGGCATCGCGCAAGCGTTTCGTGCCAGGGGCGCTAGCGTAGCGGTCTGCGGCACGCGTGCTCACGCAACGGAATATTCGGCGGCGGAAGGCTCCGATCTCACCGGTCTTGCCTACGCGCAGCTCGACGTCAGCAATGCCGGTGCGATCGAGGCGTTCACGCCGTCCTTCGACCGGCTCGATGTCCTGGTGCTCGCGCAGGGCGCGGTGATCTACCGTCGCGGCGAGTTCGAGATGAGCGGCTTCCGTAGGGTCGTCGAGGTCAATCTGATGAGCCTGATGGCTTGCGCAACGCGATTCCATTCCATGTTGCGGGATGCCAAGGGCGCGCTGATCATGGTGTCCTCGACCGCGGCCTATCACTCCACCATGGGCAATCCCGCCTACAACGCCTCGAAGACCGGCGCGGTCGGATTGACGCGCACGCTCGGCGAGGCGTGGGCCGAGGACGGCATCCGCGTCAACGGCATCGCGCCGGGCCTCGTCGACACCAAGATGACGAAAGTGACGACCGACAATCCCAAGCGGCTCGAAGGTGCACTTTTGCGCATTCCGCTGCGGCGATTGGGCACGCCGGCCGACATGGCGGGCGCCGCGCTGTTCCTGGCCTCGCCGCTGTCGTCCTACATCATCGGCCAGACGCTGGTCGTCGATGGGGGACTCATTCTCTAG
- the galU gene encoding UTP--glucose-1-phosphate uridylyltransferase GalU, producing the protein MKIRKAVFPVAGLGTRVLPATKAMPKEMLTIVDKPLIQYVYDEAREAGIEHFIFVTGRNKNVIEDHFDKMFELDTTLAARGKKAEQEILAQNQPDAGAVSFTRQQAPLGLGHAVWCARDIVGDEPFAVVLPDELVLNTPGCLKQMIEMASSLGEKSNLIAVEAVPDHLTHQYGICGVGKRNGKMFEVDGMVEKPAKGTAPSNLSITGRYILQPEIFKILETQERGAGGEIQLTDAMIGLAKTQKFYGVEFEGERHDCGSKPGFLRANIAYALKRPELRDGLIAEMKKYLGQ; encoded by the coding sequence ATGAAGATTCGCAAAGCCGTATTCCCCGTCGCCGGCCTCGGCACCCGCGTCCTGCCCGCCACCAAGGCGATGCCGAAGGAAATGCTGACCATCGTCGACAAGCCGCTGATCCAGTACGTCTATGACGAGGCCAGGGAAGCCGGCATCGAGCACTTCATCTTCGTCACCGGCCGCAACAAAAATGTCATCGAAGATCATTTCGACAAGATGTTCGAGCTCGACACCACGCTGGCCGCGCGCGGCAAGAAGGCCGAGCAGGAGATCCTGGCGCAGAACCAGCCGGACGCCGGCGCCGTCAGCTTCACCCGCCAGCAGGCGCCGCTCGGCCTCGGCCACGCGGTCTGGTGCGCGCGCGACATCGTCGGCGACGAGCCGTTCGCGGTGGTGCTGCCGGACGAGCTCGTGCTCAACACGCCGGGCTGCCTGAAGCAGATGATCGAGATGGCGTCCTCGCTCGGCGAGAAATCCAATCTGATCGCGGTCGAGGCGGTGCCCGACCATCTCACCCATCAATACGGCATCTGCGGCGTCGGCAAGCGCAACGGCAAGATGTTCGAGGTCGACGGCATGGTCGAGAAGCCGGCCAAGGGCACCGCGCCCTCCAACCTCTCGATCACCGGCCGCTACATCCTGCAGCCGGAGATCTTCAAGATCCTGGAGACCCAGGAGCGCGGCGCCGGCGGCGAGATCCAGCTTACCGACGCCATGATCGGCCTCGCCAAGACGCAGAAATTCTACGGTGTCGAGTTCGAGGGCGAGCGCCATGATTGCGGCTCCAAGCCCGGCTTCCTCCGCGCCAACATCGCCTACGCCCTGAAGCGCCCTGAGCTGCGCGATGGGCTGATCGCGGAAATGAAGAAGTATCTGGGGCAGTAA